In Treponema sp. OMZ 798, the following proteins share a genomic window:
- the citX gene encoding citrate lyase holo-[acyl-carrier protein] synthase, which produces MSLSLLEKREKTDFFEKELLSRFPFKTLVVIRANIPGGKKGSIESNWIVYRIFLECKKKMAPLKIFHSYTDEEGLIFFLIVDAPPLEVKALSIKIEDDESLGRLADIDVLTAEKLFSRNDFPQNNKRRKCFLCEKDAVICARSRAHSQKEIMDFILKKVHEDWSYDLSNDGDIFELLGNLTESSLLAELCRPLGFGCVTANSQGSHRDMDFLLMLKCIPLIGSAIKNLSEKDCESFEALREYGKKQEKKLFDLTGGVNTYKGALFLLLILNACTFRIIKEKKAFTDLSREIASFSLPLKKDFELKECSPASLQAFNNLGSRGVRGPALSGFAEHFDSLLPLYKTSSLEGYDFLKIILNIIANTCDTTIIKRRGEKALLEVQKKAKELLCIEEDSARETAIKEFSVWCEKNNISTGGTADKIIILYNLELIKSEIFA; this is translated from the coding sequence ATGAGCCTGTCTTTATTGGAAAAAAGAGAAAAAACCGACTTTTTTGAAAAAGAGCTTTTAAGCCGTTTTCCTTTTAAAACACTTGTAGTAATCAGGGCCAATATTCCGGGCGGAAAAAAGGGCTCAATCGAATCGAATTGGATTGTATACCGCATTTTTTTGGAATGTAAAAAAAAGATGGCTCCGCTAAAAATTTTTCATTCCTATACTGATGAAGAGGGCTTAATCTTTTTTTTGATTGTAGATGCTCCGCCCTTGGAAGTGAAGGCTTTGAGCATAAAAATTGAAGATGATGAATCTCTTGGCCGACTTGCCGATATCGATGTTTTAACTGCGGAAAAACTTTTTTCGCGCAATGATTTCCCCCAAAATAATAAGAGGCGGAAATGTTTTTTATGCGAAAAAGATGCCGTGATCTGTGCGAGGAGCCGTGCTCATTCCCAAAAAGAAATAATGGATTTTATCTTAAAAAAAGTTCATGAAGATTGGTCTTACGACCTGTCTAACGATGGAGATATTTTTGAGCTTTTGGGTAATTTAACCGAAAGCTCCCTACTTGCAGAGCTTTGCCGTCCATTAGGCTTCGGCTGTGTTACGGCTAATTCTCAAGGCTCCCACAGGGATATGGATTTTTTACTCATGCTAAAATGTATTCCCCTAATAGGGAGTGCAATTAAAAATTTAAGTGAAAAAGATTGCGAATCCTTTGAGGCCTTGCGTGAGTATGGAAAAAAACAAGAAAAAAAACTGTTCGATTTAACGGGCGGGGTAAACACCTATAAGGGGGCATTATTTTTGCTTCTTATCTTAAATGCCTGCACATTCCGTATAATAAAAGAAAAAAAAGCCTTCACCGATTTAAGCAGGGAAATAGCGTCCTTTTCTCTTCCCTTAAAAAAAGACTTTGAACTTAAAGAATGTTCCCCTGCCTCCTTACAAGCCTTTAATAATTTGGGGAGCAGGGGAGTTAGGGGGCCGGCCCTCTCAGGCTTTGCCGAACATTTTGACAGCCTCCTTCCGCTTTATAAAACTTCTTCTTTGGAAGGCTATGACTTTTTAAAAATTATTCTTAATATTATTGCAAACACCTGCGACACTACAATTATAAAGCGCAGGGGAGAAAAAGCCTTACTTGAGGTACAAAAAAAGGCCAAAGAGTTGCTTTGCATAGAGGAAGATTCGGCTCGAGAAACTGCCATAAAAGAATTCTCGGTATGGTGCGAAAAAAACAATATCTCCACAGGCGGAACGGCAGATAAGATTATTATTTTGTATAATCTGGAGCTGATAAAATCAGAGATTTTTGCTTGA
- a CDS encoding tetratricopeptide repeat protein: MQESAQFFNDTGVSMSMQGFHNEAIACLKKGLALEPDNSLMWLNLGLSYYAAKRQNDSKFALFQSLKYNPYEADAWDSLGLVLFETGDIDQSERAFESALKLEPENGRVWNNYGTVLFNKENYKAARRAFESAVTLDPEMGDAVFNLRDTYLELGMDNLAEKCNKILKEMDYQE, translated from the coding sequence ATGCAAGAATCGGCTCAATTTTTTAACGATACGGGAGTCAGCATGTCGATGCAGGGGTTTCATAACGAAGCCATAGCCTGCTTAAAAAAAGGACTTGCCCTTGAACCCGACAACAGCCTCATGTGGCTTAACCTCGGCTTAAGCTACTACGCGGCAAAAAGACAAAACGACAGCAAATTTGCCCTTTTTCAATCTTTAAAATACAATCCCTATGAGGCTGATGCCTGGGATTCTTTAGGCCTTGTTCTATTTGAAACGGGAGACATCGATCAGTCCGAAAGAGCCTTTGAAAGCGCCTTAAAACTGGAACCTGAAAACGGCCGAGTTTGGAACAATTACGGAACTGTGCTTTTCAATAAAGAAAACTATAAGGCTGCAAGAAGAGCCTTTGAATCGGCCGTTACCCTTGACCCCGAAATGGGAGATGCAGTGTTTAATTTGCGTGACACCTATCTTGAATTAGGTATGGATAATTTAGCCGAAAAATGCAATAAGATTTTAAAAGAAATGGATTATCAAGAATAA
- a CDS encoding adenylyltransferase/cytidyltransferase family protein: MTNLQKINLEIKSRKEAFSALLKENGLIEDSLESVYGIFDEADNLAACGGREKNILKCFAVKDEFKGLGLTDEILSALLKEAYGEGYKSFFIFTKRSSVSFFTGAGFISLASSDDSALLYRGEKTVEDVLKNELLPLCPGDIRETENAAIVMNANPFTLGHRYLIEKALEHCGTDKRLLVFAVETDKSFFSFQDRFMLIKKNTEDLKNVIVLPSSQFLISSATFPSYFLKEKTLINKNQTQLDARIFLKYFVPLFNIKIRFLGEEPLDPSTEIYNQTLLNELPPKCEVKIIERKKTHNNKVISATQVRSAFQNKSLEEVRSFLPEATYNFLSSLKEKNN, translated from the coding sequence ATGACTAATTTACAAAAAATCAATTTAGAAATAAAGAGCCGGAAAGAAGCCTTTTCGGCTCTTTTAAAAGAAAACGGTCTTATTGAAGATTCTCTTGAAAGTGTTTACGGTATCTTTGATGAGGCCGACAATTTGGCCGCCTGCGGAGGGCGTGAAAAAAATATCTTAAAATGCTTTGCCGTCAAGGATGAATTTAAGGGCCTCGGCCTTACCGATGAAATTCTTTCGGCCCTCTTAAAGGAAGCCTACGGCGAGGGCTATAAGTCTTTCTTTATATTTACAAAAAGATCAAGCGTTTCATTTTTTACAGGGGCCGGTTTTATAAGCTTAGCCTCATCGGATGACTCTGCCTTATTATATAGGGGAGAAAAAACTGTAGAAGATGTTTTAAAAAATGAACTTCTTCCCCTTTGCCCCGGCGATATAAGGGAAACCGAAAACGCGGCAATAGTTATGAATGCAAATCCATTTACCCTTGGGCATAGGTATTTAATAGAAAAGGCCTTAGAGCATTGCGGAACCGATAAACGCCTTTTGGTTTTTGCGGTTGAAACAGATAAAAGTTTTTTTTCTTTTCAAGACCGTTTTATGCTTATCAAAAAAAATACTGAAGACTTAAAAAATGTAATAGTGCTTCCTTCATCTCAATTTTTAATAAGTTCTGCAACCTTTCCGTCTTATTTTTTAAAGGAAAAAACTTTGATTAACAAAAATCAAACCCAGCTCGATGCAAGGATATTTTTAAAATATTTTGTACCTCTGTTTAATATTAAAATTCGTTTTTTGGGAGAAGAGCCCTTGGATCCGAGTACTGAAATATATAATCAAACCCTGTTAAATGAGCTGCCTCCCAAATGCGAAGTAAAAATAATTGAGAGGAAAAAAACTCACAACAACAAAGTCATTTCTGCAACTCAAGTAAGAAGTGCATTTCAAAATAAAAGTCTTGAAGAAGTCCGCTCATTTTTACCGGAAGCGACATATAATTTTCTAAGTTCTTTAAAAGAAAAAAATAATTAA
- the ligA gene encoding NAD-dependent DNA ligase LigA, whose protein sequence is MVTTEEKRILDLEKTIKRHQDLYYNAQPEISDAEFDALWDELRELDPQNKLFFTVPVESTDGFPKSEHIIPMGSQEKAADPPSFEAWALKMPFKEYIVQYKMDGASLELQYEEGRFVRAVTRGDGKIGDDITENVLKMKGLIKEIKVKGSSGADGAKPFSGGIRCEVIMLRSVHQKYFKDKANCRNAANGLMKKKTGEMCEHLNLFAYDAVQGSIGRPFTGEAPFKTESEKLLWLKEAGFNCVEVKYCKSIDEVIEYRAHVMDIRPSLDYDIDGLVIKNDTIDPDDMKRARPEKQIAFKFSLEEAVTVLKEIEWSESGATYTPIALIEPVRLAGTTVKRASLANPNIIKALNLKTGSRVVVTKRGEIIPKIEALAENPPDAKEIEYPDTCSVCGTTLTNEGTRLYCPNMSCPKLIHHRIEKWISVLDIRDFGITLIRRLFEMGRVNSITDLYTLSVEELAAIDRMGKLSAEKVYKALHSKKEISLTKFIAGFDIEGIGEAMVEKLEEAGFDDLDKLLKASEEDFANVYQFGQVLSRTLVTNLSILKDEMTGLVDKGFIKIKPPLSAEEGAVLKGMSFCFTGELKTMKRAQAETLVKEKGGTVKSSVGKGLSYLVTNTPDSGSSKNKKAKELGTAIITEEAFLKLIGKV, encoded by the coding sequence ATGGTAACAACTGAAGAAAAAAGAATTTTAGACCTTGAAAAAACTATTAAAAGGCATCAAGACCTTTATTATAATGCCCAGCCTGAAATTTCGGATGCGGAATTCGATGCTCTTTGGGATGAGTTAAGGGAACTGGATCCTCAAAATAAACTTTTTTTTACCGTTCCTGTAGAATCTACCGACGGTTTTCCAAAGTCCGAACACATTATTCCTATGGGAAGTCAGGAAAAGGCTGCCGATCCGCCTTCTTTTGAGGCCTGGGCCTTAAAGATGCCCTTTAAAGAATATATCGTCCAATATAAAATGGACGGAGCGAGTCTTGAGCTTCAATACGAAGAAGGCCGCTTTGTGCGCGCCGTTACCAGAGGCGACGGAAAAATCGGAGACGATATAACCGAAAATGTTCTTAAAATGAAGGGGCTGATAAAAGAAATTAAGGTAAAAGGCAGTTCCGGTGCCGATGGGGCTAAACCCTTTTCGGGAGGAATCAGGTGCGAGGTTATAATGCTCCGTTCCGTTCATCAAAAATACTTTAAGGATAAGGCTAATTGCCGAAATGCCGCAAACGGGCTTATGAAAAAAAAGACCGGGGAAATGTGCGAGCACCTAAACCTCTTTGCCTATGATGCCGTCCAAGGAAGCATAGGCCGCCCCTTTACGGGAGAAGCCCCCTTTAAAACCGAATCAGAAAAACTCCTCTGGCTTAAAGAAGCGGGCTTTAATTGTGTTGAAGTAAAATACTGTAAAAGCATCGATGAGGTAATAGAATATAGGGCCCATGTTATGGATATCCGTCCTTCCTTGGACTACGATATAGACGGCCTTGTAATAAAAAACGATACAATCGATCCCGATGACATGAAAAGAGCCCGGCCCGAAAAACAGATCGCCTTTAAGTTCAGCCTCGAAGAAGCGGTTACAGTCTTAAAAGAAATCGAATGGAGCGAGTCGGGGGCAACCTATACACCCATAGCCCTTATAGAGCCCGTGCGCCTTGCAGGCACTACCGTAAAAAGAGCAAGCCTTGCAAACCCCAATATAATCAAGGCCCTCAACCTGAAAACAGGAAGCCGGGTAGTGGTAACCAAGAGGGGGGAGATAATCCCGAAAATAGAAGCCCTTGCAGAAAACCCTCCGGATGCTAAGGAGATAGAATATCCCGATACCTGCTCGGTTTGCGGCACCACTCTTACCAATGAGGGAACCCGGCTTTATTGCCCCAATATGAGCTGCCCTAAGCTTATTCATCACCGAATCGAAAAATGGATAAGCGTTCTTGATATAAGGGATTTCGGCATTACCCTTATAAGAAGGCTTTTTGAGATGGGGCGGGTAAATTCGATTACGGACCTATACACCCTCAGCGTTGAAGAATTGGCGGCTATCGACCGTATGGGAAAGCTCTCTGCCGAAAAGGTATATAAGGCTCTTCATTCCAAAAAAGAAATAAGTTTAACCAAATTTATTGCAGGCTTCGACATAGAAGGAATCGGCGAAGCCATGGTCGAAAAACTTGAAGAAGCAGGTTTTGATGATTTGGATAAACTTCTTAAAGCCTCAGAAGAAGATTTCGCAAATGTTTATCAGTTCGGGCAGGTACTATCCCGTACCTTGGTAACCAATCTTTCGATTTTAAAAGATGAGATGACAGGATTGGTTGATAAGGGCTTTATAAAAATTAAGCCCCCCCTTTCGGCCGAAGAGGGGGCCGTTTTAAAAGGAATGAGTTTTTGTTTTACAGGGGAGCTTAAGACGATGAAGAGGGCTCAAGCTGAGACCTTGGTAAAAGAGAAGGGCGGAACCGTAAAATCCTCCGTTGGAAAGGGCCTAAGTTATCTTGTAACCAATACCCCGGATTCAGGTTCATCTAAAAACAAAAAGGCCAAAGAATTGGGAACAGCCATCATAACTGAAGAGGCTTTTTTAAAACTTATTGGAAAGGTGTAA
- a CDS encoding polyprenyl synthetase family protein gives MSKLNKRLENIEKTLDLFLPENVTSSWISQSFGELNANLSDDFFLNIINPVRDLVKRGGKRWRPLLCVLSCELAEGDPEKAYPLTPLIEFCHTASLVHDDIEDKSETRRGAPAAHIKYGLDTALNSASWLYFEALNPLINYKTSESVRAGIYSLYSQNLRRLHLGQSMDIGWHSNPDIIPSIDEYITMISLKTGSLAKLAGELGFTAAGKAMNEILEYGKLMTDMGIGFQILDDVKNITDGNAGKKRGDDIVEGKKSLPVIFYAEENPRGAEKIKLLFKQAAKEGIESPAVEECISAISSSRAVKRAENYGKKIVEASLIKLQNNYEQNEAKELIFDLFNTILR, from the coding sequence ATGAGTAAATTAAACAAACGGCTTGAAAATATCGAAAAGACTCTTGATTTATTTTTACCCGAAAATGTAACATCCTCTTGGATTTCTCAAAGTTTCGGCGAATTAAATGCAAATTTGTCCGATGACTTTTTTTTAAATATAATTAACCCTGTAAGGGATTTGGTAAAGCGGGGCGGAAAAAGGTGGAGACCCCTTCTATGCGTACTTTCATGTGAATTGGCCGAAGGCGATCCCGAAAAGGCCTACCCCCTTACCCCCCTCATAGAGTTTTGCCATACGGCAAGCCTTGTCCATGACGATATAGAAGACAAGTCCGAAACCCGCAGAGGGGCTCCGGCTGCTCACATAAAATACGGGCTTGACACGGCCTTAAATTCCGCCTCATGGCTCTATTTTGAAGCCCTTAATCCCCTGATCAATTACAAGACATCCGAATCGGTGAGGGCCGGAATATACTCGCTTTATTCTCAAAATTTAAGAAGGCTTCACTTAGGGCAGTCGATGGATATAGGCTGGCATTCAAATCCCGATATCATTCCGTCCATCGATGAATACATAACTATGATAAGCCTAAAAACAGGCTCGCTTGCAAAGCTGGCAGGAGAGTTGGGCTTTACAGCTGCTGGTAAGGCTATGAATGAGATTTTGGAATACGGAAAACTTATGACCGATATGGGAATAGGTTTTCAGATCTTGGACGATGTTAAAAATATTACCGACGGAAATGCGGGGAAAAAACGCGGAGACGACATAGTCGAAGGCAAAAAAAGCCTACCGGTAATTTTTTATGCAGAAGAAAATCCTCGAGGCGCCGAAAAAATAAAGCTTTTATTTAAACAGGCAGCCAAGGAAGGAATAGAATCTCCGGCCGTAGAAGAGTGTATTTCGGCTATTTCTTCTTCAAGGGCCGTAAAAAGGGCCGAAAATTACGGTAAAAAGATTGTAGAAGCTTCATTGATAAAGCTTCAAAATAATTACGAACAAAACGAAGCAAAAGAACTTATATTCGATTTGTTTAACACGATATTGAGGTAG
- a CDS encoding fibronectin type III domain-containing protein, translating to MKKYFFSFVVFTIIVSLFFAGCETTGSGKEGKEPYFSEKNEQKLLKSNQKIRFTTEGLSEKIQFTKDGKRLMLPFSYQEAEKVFGFDEEEIERLNSDSGNKLWTRMSKVLNTNKKQWPWQAAEVNDWGGNVLYILYLADFINVYEAKVPSMVDMKNAPDWFKEVLEYRKTVPNYGKSAEDLLISALNAKVEAGNKEVVVSWTTNKYLKGVIIEWYHDKYQNGQKITITDGSTKYVFKDLKNLKPYRFRISFADNSGEIIKDFYWVNATPRSGDKNKDYIKGPSDFVNEKYELLLTENYNISCYDWGRDVNKISFSEDGKMILVPNKFLKGENTFKYTTEEIGYEDIFWTRIEKVLKTEDKQKSFFASTAGENGNVLWLLYCADFFNIYQKKLPNMVDLSNAPDWFKSLMEQRKDSPDSYIKDEYK from the coding sequence ATGAAGAAATATTTTTTTAGTTTTGTTGTATTTACAATTATTGTAAGTCTTTTTTTTGCCGGATGCGAGACAACCGGAAGCGGAAAAGAAGGAAAAGAGCCTTATTTTAGCGAAAAAAATGAGCAAAAACTTCTTAAATCGAATCAAAAAATAAGATTTACAACCGAGGGGCTTTCAGAAAAAATCCAATTCACAAAAGACGGTAAAAGGCTTATGCTTCCTTTTTCTTACCAAGAGGCCGAAAAGGTTTTTGGATTTGATGAAGAAGAAATTGAACGGTTAAATTCTGATTCCGGTAACAAGCTTTGGACAAGGATGAGTAAGGTCTTAAATACCAATAAAAAACAATGGCCTTGGCAAGCTGCTGAGGTAAATGATTGGGGCGGCAATGTTCTTTATATTTTATATCTTGCCGATTTTATAAATGTCTATGAAGCAAAGGTTCCTTCAATGGTCGATATGAAAAATGCTCCGGATTGGTTTAAAGAAGTGTTGGAGTACCGTAAAACCGTTCCTAATTACGGTAAAAGTGCAGAAGATTTATTAATTTCTGCTTTAAATGCCAAGGTAGAAGCAGGGAATAAAGAAGTTGTTGTTTCATGGACTACAAATAAATATTTAAAAGGTGTTATTATTGAGTGGTATCATGACAAGTATCAGAATGGTCAAAAAATAACTATTACAGATGGAAGTACCAAATATGTATTTAAAGATTTAAAAAATCTTAAACCTTACAGATTTAGAATTTCTTTTGCTGATAACTCCGGAGAGATTATAAAAGACTTTTATTGGGTTAATGCAACTCCCAGAAGCGGGGATAAAAATAAGGACTATATTAAAGGTCCTTCCGACTTTGTAAATGAAAAGTATGAGCTATTGCTTACTGAGAATTATAATATAAGTTGTTATGATTGGGGTAGGGATGTCAATAAAATTTCCTTTTCTGAAGACGGTAAAATGATACTGGTTCCGAATAAATTCTTAAAAGGTGAAAATACTTTTAAATACACCACAGAAGAGATTGGGTATGAGGATATCTTTTGGACCAGAATTGAAAAAGTATTAAAAACTGAAGACAAACAAAAGAGTTTTTTTGCCTCAACAGCCGGAGAAAACGGTAATGTTCTATGGCTTCTTTATTGTGCCGATTTTTTTAATATCTATCAAAAAAAGCTCCCCAATATGGTCGATTTATCGAATGCTCCCGATTGGTTCAAATCTTTGATGGAGCAAAGAAAAGACTCTCCCGATTCATATATCAAGGATGAGTATAAATAG
- a CDS encoding Fe-S-containing hydro-lyase, translating into MSEMKKLTTPLTREDLKDIKAGDIVLLTGYIYTGRDAAHKRLCELLEKGEKLPIDVKGSVMYYVGPSPAKPGEPIGSAGPTTSYRMDAYTPQLLDEGLMAMVGKGKRNDEVVAKIIEHGACYFAAIGGAAALIKSRIKSAEVICYEDLGAEAVRKLYVEDFPVTCIIDSKGNNLYKLGREEYLKSLN; encoded by the coding sequence ATGTCTGAAATGAAAAAGCTTACAACACCCCTTACGAGGGAAGATTTAAAAGATATTAAGGCCGGAGATATCGTTTTATTAACGGGCTATATTTATACAGGGCGGGATGCAGCTCATAAACGCTTATGCGAACTTTTGGAAAAAGGTGAAAAACTCCCCATAGATGTAAAAGGCTCTGTTATGTACTATGTAGGACCGAGCCCTGCAAAGCCCGGAGAACCAATAGGTTCTGCAGGCCCCACCACCAGCTACCGCATGGATGCCTATACCCCTCAGCTTTTAGATGAGGGGCTCATGGCCATGGTCGGAAAGGGAAAAAGAAACGATGAGGTAGTTGCAAAAATAATAGAGCATGGAGCCTGCTATTTTGCCGCTATAGGAGGAGCAGCCGCCTTAATCAAAAGCCGAATTAAATCGGCTGAGGTCATCTGCTATGAAGATTTGGGAGCTGAAGCTGTCCGTAAGCTCTATGTTGAAGACTTCCCCGTAACATGTATCATTGATTCTAAGGGAAACAACCTTTACAAGCTGGGCCGTGAAGAGTATTTAAAAAGCCTCAACTAA
- a CDS encoding SoxR reducing system RseC family protein has product MQRHGIVTSVWIDKNTEKINIDLDNSQTEESCSIKQKDCYAVKSCATCGGCGFAGKNKETGLLAVSGNKITALNKSGRNLKKGDPAIVEIKENQTRIQALSSVILPILMAIVFSLSFYFFFYTEKAIVGGLFLGLIMGTALAFLLKNKMGDKALPQVIG; this is encoded by the coding sequence TTGCAAAGACACGGAATAGTTACCTCAGTATGGATCGATAAGAATACGGAAAAGATAAACATAGATTTGGATAATTCACAGACTGAAGAGTCCTGCTCTATAAAACAAAAAGACTGCTATGCGGTAAAAAGCTGTGCAACATGCGGGGGCTGCGGCTTTGCCGGAAAAAACAAGGAAACGGGTCTTTTAGCAGTGAGCGGAAATAAGATTACGGCCTTAAACAAGAGCGGCAGAAATTTAAAAAAGGGAGACCCTGCTATTGTCGAAATTAAGGAAAATCAAACAAGAATTCAAGCCCTTTCTTCGGTTATCCTTCCTATCCTCATGGCCATTGTTTTCAGTTTAAGCTTCTACTTCTTTTTTTACACCGAAAAAGCAATTGTAGGAGGTCTTTTTTTGGGTCTCATAATGGGAACAGCCCTAGCCTTTTTACTAAAAAATAAAATGGGAGATAAGGCCCTGCCTCAAGTAATAGGTTGA
- a CDS encoding Rpn family recombination-promoting nuclease/putative transposase: MSTANRKYKDSVFVDLFAEDENAKENFLSLYNALHDTSLTATERMKNIRLDQVLYMAFYNDVSYLVDNKIIVLAEHQSTINPNMPLRCLEYISRLYETIFESKEKYSRKLLNIPTPEFYVFYNGEEPFPCDKILKLSEAFIEKVKEPNLELTVKVININRQNRHPVLENCKTMYEYTVFVDTVRRWKKDDPQNGFQKAVEECIANDILRDYLKRKTKEVVNMLLAEYNYETDIAVQRAEEREIAFADGSYQAKLETARLLKQLGDSTQKIIQVTGLSAMEIEKL; encoded by the coding sequence ATGAGTACGGCAAACAGAAAATATAAGGATTCGGTTTTTGTCGACCTTTTTGCAGAAGATGAAAACGCAAAAGAAAATTTTTTATCGCTATATAATGCTTTGCATGATACTTCACTTACGGCTACCGAAAGGATGAAAAATATCAGACTTGATCAAGTTTTATATATGGCATTCTATAATGATGTATCTTATCTTGTAGATAACAAAATAATAGTTTTAGCAGAGCATCAATCAACTATCAACCCCAATATGCCTTTGCGTTGCCTTGAATATATCAGCAGACTTTATGAAACTATATTTGAATCGAAAGAAAAATACAGCCGTAAACTATTAAATATTCCGACGCCCGAGTTTTATGTTTTCTACAATGGAGAAGAACCTTTTCCATGTGACAAAATATTAAAACTGTCTGAAGCTTTTATAGAAAAGGTAAAAGAACCTAATCTTGAGTTGACCGTGAAGGTCATCAACATAAATCGGCAAAACCGTCATCCTGTATTGGAAAACTGCAAAACTATGTATGAGTATACCGTATTTGTAGACACTGTACGGAGGTGGAAAAAAGATGATCCTCAAAACGGCTTTCAAAAAGCCGTTGAAGAATGTATAGCAAATGATATTTTGCGTGATTATTTAAAACGTAAGACTAAGGAGGTAGTGAATATGTTACTAGCCGAATATAATTATGAAACCGATATAGCCGTGCAGCGTGCAGAAGAAAGGGAAATTGCTTTTGCTGACGGATCTTATCAAGCAAAACTTGAAACTGCACGGTTGTTAAAACAGCTGGGGGATTCAACTCAGAAAATTATACAAGTTACAGGCCTTTCCGCAATGGAAATAGAAAAACTTTAA
- a CDS encoding TIGR00282 family metallophosphoesterase, whose protein sequence is MNILYIAEITGKAGVWLVKTQLSNLKEKYKADFVIANANSATGSGGLGKQHAVYLKKLGVDCITSGDLIFQKKDLVDDLHKTPHVLRPFNLPSESPGQGWKIFNLKKNKKIAVVSAIGRIGRHKIMAENPFTETEKLISQLKEEADLIFVDFSSFATAEKQALGFLLSGKVSALIGSGTRVQTADECILENKTAYITDAGRTGSLNSVGGYAIEDKIREYRTCLPDFGKDAWARPALQGLFIKTDDDGNTIEIKRIFEESELCKDTE, encoded by the coding sequence ATGAATATTTTATATATTGCCGAAATTACAGGAAAGGCAGGTGTTTGGCTTGTAAAGACACAACTTTCAAATTTAAAAGAAAAATATAAGGCCGACTTTGTTATAGCCAATGCAAACTCTGCTACAGGTTCAGGAGGTCTTGGAAAGCAGCATGCCGTCTATTTAAAAAAATTGGGAGTTGACTGCATAACTTCGGGAGATTTAATCTTTCAAAAAAAAGACTTGGTGGATGACCTCCATAAAACGCCTCATGTACTCCGCCCCTTTAATCTTCCATCAGAATCACCCGGTCAAGGATGGAAAATTTTTAACTTAAAGAAAAATAAAAAAATAGCTGTAGTTTCAGCCATCGGAAGAATAGGCCGGCACAAGATCATGGCAGAAAATCCCTTTACGGAAACCGAAAAACTTATTTCTCAATTAAAGGAAGAAGCGGATCTTATCTTTGTAGATTTTTCTTCATTTGCAACTGCCGAAAAGCAGGCCCTGGGCTTTTTACTTTCAGGAAAGGTTTCGGCCCTTATCGGATCGGGTACACGGGTGCAGACAGCCGATGAATGTATTTTAGAAAATAAAACGGCCTATATAACGGATGCAGGCAGAACAGGAAGCCTTAACTCGGTCGGCGGATATGCGATTGAAGATAAAATAAGAGAATACCGAACCTGTCTTCCCGATTTTGGAAAAGACGCCTGGGCCCGCCCCGCCCTCCAGGGCCTTTTTATCAAAACAGATGATGACGGAAACACGATAGAAATAAAAAGAATTTTTGAGGAGTCGGAACTTTGCAAAGACACGGAATAG